TTCTCCATCTTGGGGATTTATTCAATGATGGCCAACCACTATATGCCCATCAGTCATGTCCACAGCGGTAAGCTGTGATAAGACAAACTAATCCAATTATTATTGCAGCAACATGATAAGGAAGACAGGCTAatttaaaaggaatgttttatCTACTTACCTGTCTTGGCAAGCAGGTAAAGTTATTTAAGTTTCTTTGGATGTGATAGGAGTCTTGGACCCCTTTTTGGTATTTTGAACAATCAACTCTTCCATATGagtgaaaatattaataaattttttaaaggactgaaggaaaacagaaagctaACAGGGAAAGTACATGCAGTGAAAGCAAAAGAGTTGGCAGACAAGCTGACAACTCTGTATTCCCTTCTTCTGGGTCCCAGACACAGAGGTCCAAATCTCAGAACGCAGCCCATGACAAAAACACGAGAGTTTCTCTGCTGAGATAACTGGAAGTGGCCTAGCACAAAAACTCCAAGCAGGGGCTCGACGCAGACTAGAAGAATCTCTACTTTGTGAGAAACATTTAATTCAACACAATGAATTACAAGAGGACAGATTTACAGAATCATAACCGTAACAGACTGTtcaaaaaggaaagtaattttcaCTGGCAGCTGTACCAGGCAAGGTTCCCCAAAGCAatacctggtagagcagcagcaaAGTACAATTCAGTCTTCTTGCAGTACTCCAAATGAGCAATATCAAAGAGGTTTTGTATTTTCACACCTTTAAGAAAAACGTTAACATCGCATCAATCACTTTGGCATGGGATGTTTTTCAAGGAGCTTGCACCTATTCAGGCCACTAAGCTGAACTACTCCCAAAGGCTATTACTTTCCAGGCAATTCCCCTGGCCCCTTGCTGTTATTGCTAATCATTCTTACATGATAAAGGCTCTGGGAGCTACTTTCTTCCCCAAGTTTTGGGATACCAACAACTTGTACAATTGGTTAGTGGCACAATATTTAATCCACCACTTTATACTGTACTCTCAACTGAGACTTCCATGCATAAATTATGCAATGAATACCCTAAGactaaaataatttttgcaaCCTAGTCAACACATTCTCCAAACTATAAACTCTgatcttcctcccctctccctatCCTTCCTAGATAAATCTGGTTTTAGCCACAAATTACCCCAATATGCTCACAGATGTACTAGAAGAGACTGAGGAATCAATCAAGGTACCCATGGTGAAGCCAAATACTTATAAACACATTAAGGCAGGTTTCACGTCGTTTCATTTTTGGACACAAAATGCTGGTCACTTCACTGCACATGCAAATAAGAAAGATTTAATACTTAATAAAAAGCTTTAGATTCATTTTTAGATATCAATTATAGAAAAATCAACCTTTTTCCTTTCGTGTTTTTAAAAGAGGTCAGAATATTACTGCACATGAAAGCAGAAGTGTAGACACACCTATTGGAATGGATTCCCTTCCCTCCACACTCACAAAAACAGAGGTCAGGGTTCTTGGCaccagaagagaaaggaggaaaatgtcCTCCTTGTCGGTCAGAAATGAGTCATCCTTCCCTTTTGAGCTGAAAAGGTCCTTCTGACCAGACTTTAACCAAAGCAGAATATACCATAGAGCGGGTATATTTACCTTCAAAACGCTATTAGGCTATGCTCGGACATGCACAGAATTCCATGTTGAGAACTTGCACGATAGTGCATTCAGCGTGGTGCTGGAACTAACTATAAAAACAGATTGCCACTGACGTAAGACCGATTCCTCGAGTGTAACTTCCCCTACAAATCAAGCCTCAGATGGAAGAGGCGCTGGCAGTTCATCTCTGAGACTACACTTCAAGACCAATGTGGTCTTGTGAGGACAGTGAAATTCAGTGACCTGAACTGACATATGGAATGACAATCCACAACATAAAATGACCTCCCTACAGTCTGGTACAAACAGGTAGCCTACAGCAGAGTAGCCAAGGAGTGAAACAGCGTCTCTCACTTGTATTAGAGAGAAAATTGTTTTTATGGGTCACTGTTAAAAGTACTTTGAtagaaaagcctgaaaaaatgTATCACCTATCACtgacccacaaaaaaaaaaaaagaaaaaaaaagataggaaatTTGGTTCCTAGTATTTTCCCTCCCACCATTTTATATTCCTTTATTCCCTCCCACTTTTGTATTCCCTATTACCCTACCCCTttagaaaaaggagggggagtaGAGTTTAGTCAAGTTCCATCTTCAAAACTACCCAGCAATTAATGAACCATCAGCTTCTCAACTTTTCCTGAAGCGTACATCAAAAATGCTCATAGGTACAGTTGGGTTGTTGGTGCAATTTACTCTGCAGACACTCTTGGCTTTGTAAATAGTTGTGCTGACCCTGCTGATAGGGTTTATACTGGGAATTCGTAGATGGAACTCcctagaagaaaaagagaaaagactcAGTAAGTTAAGAGGCACTGATATATCTTTGCAGCAAGTGAGCTCTTAAAGGACAAAGCATCATCGCCAGTCTTGATCTGCAACATATCCAGTTCTTTATCACCCATTTTTCACCTTCAGCAGATAATTTATTCTGCTTCTTTACTGTTGTCAGACCTTTGTAGTAGAAAGAAATGCAAGATATTTAGTGCCAAAATAAAGCCACTGTTAATCATGCAGTAAAACAGAAACTCGAAGAGAGCCCAGATACAATATGGTATCTTCCAAAAGCTGAACAAATATCACAACTATAATCAACTTCCAGCTTAAAGGATTGGTGAACATAAATCACTCTTGATTCCACCTGATACTGAAATACAGCTGTCACTCCCTTCAAAGgagctttgcttttcttctgctattCATCCCAAGATGTCTTTTTCCCTCCTCTACATTCGTGTTTCTTGCCTCACAGGCTGGCACAACTGGAGTCTACATAATGAAGCAAAGGCTACTGGCTATCCCATCTCAGTGACAGAACATTAATTGCTTTTCTTAGGGTAAGACTTAAAACAGGCAAAAATTAAAATCAGCGAGTTCTGTTTTCATCTCACTGCATGAGCTCCGCTGATGATACATTGTGCTCCTGGCTAGGGTTACTTCAAAATTAATACAGCAAAGGAACATCCTGCTTCACAGCACGGCTCACTCTGTCCTATCTAATTTATTAAATTTAAGAGAACTTCAGTTGGTGTATATTGGCTTGGCCTCATGTGTAGAGTTGAAGATCATACCTCTGCTTTTGTTCTGAATTACTAAACCAATTATTTACTCTTCCAAACTATTTTAGTTTACAAGATGGTAACAAAATTGTAACTGCACCCTTAGAAAGTTCCACTGCACAAGTGGAAGTCAGATATACTTAAGTTATCGCAAAGGGCGTATTGATTTCAAGAAGGCATGCAGCACAACGTAAAGGCCCACTTCTGTGAATCCTGTAGTTACTACTGTTAAATGATCTTAAACTTGTGTTGTTTCCAGATTATGAGAAAgtgtatttttctgttattttcatcTTACAAATTCCTGCCACATATAATGCATTTCAGCAGCTTCCCTCTTTTGATagtcaggttatcctttctaactTCTAAGAATAGTCACTTTGAATTTCTACGAACGTGTCTTCTAAAAATATTATGttgaatttctacaaatttttgCCTGATAGAATGGCTACTTCACTTTTAAAAGTGTGCGctagaaaacaatattttgtcAATATATGCTAAGATTCCCTTTGAAAATATTCCTGCCTTCAATGAAACACTATTCAGCACAGTTTAAGGCGAGAAAGGAAGTTGTCATATTACCTGGACTATACATTCTCCATCTCCTGGTCAtggtcctgctcctcctcctcctcctcttcttccccttcttcctcacCTCCTTCTTTCTCTGAAGGAGCTTCTCCATCTCTTGCTATTTCCTCTACGTGGGCAAGCATGTCAGCCATCAGGGCTTCCTCCAGCCTTTTTCGCACCTGCTGCACCAGTTCTTCTTGCTTCCTGTCCCAAGTTAATGAACACTTGCATTAATTCTCAGAGCTGCCAACTTTGGGGGGAAAGGAATCTTAAATCCTTCATACATGAGGTCGGGCAGGAAAGCATGACTTTCAAAAAGCCCTCTATGAGAATTATGTTGTAAAAAAATTGCTCTGCATTATACTGTAAGTGAAGTTGAAAGAAACATTAAGGTTACCCAGCATTTTCTATTACAAGTCCTTAATACTGATTGTACCttttttattttggctgaaatttaCCTAATCTAGCAGCTGACTCAAGCCCTTTTTTGTTATTACCACTAATACagttttaaacaagaaaatataaAACCTTCAGATTTCCAAAACTGAGACCggagaaaattaaatttctgatTTCCATGGTTTTGCTCATTCTCATTTTCAGTCACAATCTTAAATTTTACAGCTACTTTTATGTCGAAGCTGTAAAGCAGTGATCAGCAATCCGTGGCTCACGGGACACCTATTTCATCTCAGCCACAGGAAATCAGAAAGTTATACACAGACAGTTTTTCCTGGTCAAAGTCATCTTGTAAATTCAAAAAGATTTACCTAGCAAATAAAAATTTCTACTTTTGTACAATGTTAATGGATGCAGAGTAGTGCAATTTCAAGTTAGAGATCTGAATATAACAAAGACATTAGCAGCTGCTTAAAGCTGAATTTTGACCAACCTCGATTCAGCAACGTCATTTGTTCCTGAAAGCAAGCTACACCTAAATAAACTACATCCTTGTTGGCTGCCACAGCAGCAGTTAATGCTTTATTTGGCCCTGTGATGACACACAGGAGTAAAGTGCAAAAATTGTTAACTGAAATCCCCAGTGCAATTAATTAGACCAGGCTGGAACGGTGAAAAGAACTGCACTGTTTAGGGTTCCACCCCTCCTTCATTTTTTAGGGGTGCCTTAACCAAGGTTGCTCAAACTCAAGATACCTTTTCCAACACAAAATGACATGCTTTGACATGAAAAATGTAGGTAGGAACCCTGATGCCTCAGAACAACTGAGCACGGCCAAAATAAAGAATTAGTAATAACAGGCTTTAAGTACATTTCTGTATGAGAGCAACTTTGTACAACAATTTTTTCTCCCCTTCATAAGAAGTAGTATTCAAATTAATTCAGTCAGCCATAGGCCCCATCACACATTTAAACGTGCCATTGAAAAAAGAGGGTATAGTTataccacacacacaaaagagaCAGTAACTGATATTTCCAGTTAATACCTAATATCTTCATCTGTCACCATAAACGCTTTGCAAAGCGGCTGTGAGGTGTTTAGCCAAACTCCAGGATTCTTCTCCACGGCAGCAGACAGCTGTCCAGTGATGGGCATAGTGCTGGTGTGCAGAGCACTAGCGATAGCAGACAGAAGGGTCTCATCAGTGCAACCAGGGCCAACCCCTACAAGCAGGGGGCAAAAAAGACAACCAAGATTCCACAAGTTAAAGAACAGTGAATCAAGACCACAGAATCAATTAATGGGAAAAGTTGTGTATTGTCATTTAGAGAAGTTCACACAAGAAGTCTCAGTCCTAAACACTTCCAAGAACCTCGGTACGACTGGCTCAAAGGTTATTTAAACCTAGATCAATGCCTCATTCTGTTACATAAAACCCAACTTGCAGAAGGGAGCTGTTTAAACAGGCACTacttctggaaaataaaaatgtcaagaaACTACTTTGCCACTTTGTCTCCCTATGCTTCAGTATCCCCTCAGGATGCAGGGCATGCAAGTCTTCTAGCCAGAGTACTAACCGTTCCTGCTGAAGTAGGAATGGTCCACACAGCTAAAGAACACCGGAGAACAAGCAGGTCAAACACAATACCTTTAGATCACCACTGATTGATATCAAAATGCCACCCTAGAGTTAAGAGCAGACTCCGATTACCTTGTAAACCTTTAGGAAGGTCCATTGTTTTCACCAGCTCTTCTGCAATGTCAAAAGCATTCAGTCCACTTAATTTCTTCTCCCAGAAGAGCTGACATCAAAGAAAGTGTTTATTGGTACAAAACAGAGAAATGCATTTGACAACCACACAAAGCACCTgctactataaaaaaaaaaaaagaaaaaaaaaaggaagaacgcTGGTGCAGACAATTTTATACTTGATTTACTATAGAAGGGGCCTGACATGTCCAAAGACAGGGAGCAATCCTCATTGCCAACAGAGAATCAATCTCACAACATCTCTGTCCTGATTTACTGCCTTGACAAAGATTTTCCTTTCCTCCAGGGCCTGGTACTTTCACTGCTTCTTTCTGCTTCTGAACTGTAAGGCAACACTTGTTTTCTTTCAGAGGGCACACAGGAAGGGGCAGCTCTTTCAGACTACTATTCCTATTTTGCTGTCTCACATATGCCACAGAATTTAAGTTAAAGAATGTGAAAACTGTACCCAAGCTCTTTCCAAGGTAAAGCATTATTTTATTGTTCTGCAGTAGTTTCTTATGAAAACCACCATGTCTAGTCCTAGTCCTTCCCGGTATTCTAAAGAACAGATTTTCTCAAACTTGTACTCAAAATGACAAGTGAACCCTTTTGTTTTGGTAGGAAGACAGATAATATTACAAAAAGACATATACATAGAGACTGTGAGTTGAACATAAGAACGATCAATGAATAGCTAAAGCACTATTTTCTCCTGCAACAAAGCAGCTTTATCTAGGCTTTGAGAAACCAAAAATTTACCCCAGTCCACACATTTCCCTTTTTCATGCCACCAAAATCTGAATGTAACTCAACCCCTATTACTTTTCTGATTGCCAGCTCCTAACAAGGGAATAAGGACAGTCAAAGCCAAAAGAGACAGGCTGGATATCCTCTAGCCTGTGACTTTCAGATAGGTGAATATTAAGCCAAGTGCACGACAGGGCTGAGCACTGCTTTGAAAATTTGAGGAAAAATCTGGATTCAGCTGACCAGAGGTTAAAATACACTATGgtccagtaaaatattttaaagctctgATTTAACAGACTTTTAGATGCATAATGCAGAGAAGGATGCAAGAAAGAGTAAGTTTGCCCTATTCCATGCTATATAATACAAAgtggaatataaaaaaaattttatatgtatctacacacacacacgctctgaTGTTGtcataaaagcaaaaacaagaaagGTTAAATATGGAAAATACAAATGTTAGAGTCTAAGAAGCTGCGTTACAACAGGTAGTAATGTGAGCAGCAGAACTACAGAGATTTACAGATTTACATCTTTGTGCATTGCAGCTGATCTTTGCTGTCTAATACAGATTGCACTCACATATCACTCTCTCCCTCAACAGGAGTACAGTCTCTATCCACCTCAACTTTTTGTAAAACACATTAAAAGGGTATTGTTAGCATCCCCTTTTAGTGTCTTAACTAGCCAAGGGGTTTACTGAAGGAGAAACAACACTACAAATGCACATGCCACACTCCCTTAGGAAATGGTGCTAAAAACCCACCATcttgcttttagaaaaaaattcatttcaaataCACCCTAAATCTCACTTCAGAAAGATACTTTTGAAGTTTGAGAAAAGttatgaatgtttttctttcctttattattttttttattaaaagaaaccaTATTCCTCTTGGTATACAGTATATTTTAATTCCACTAGACCTGAAAGAGTTCAAAATATACTGATAACCGATGCAGATGACGCTGTCTGAACAGACTAATGAAGCCGAATACCTAGTTTCCAAAAGGTATAAAGACAGACTCGCTACAGGAGAGGATTCACAGAACCCCTGTTGGGAGCTCGGCTGAGGTGACAGGCTGTCAGCTCCAGGTAATAGCAATGAAATGAGAACGCCTTCCAAAGGCTGCTTTGAACATGTAAGCCTCGTTTTACCAATGCCTTAGCTTCAAAGCTGCATTTGTTCCTGAGCACACTTTTTGCATCCTTTCACTAGATTAAATTAAGCTGAAAGATTTCCTTTAATTTTGCTGTATTCTGTTGTCTGCAAATACACAGTACAAAACACCACTTGATTTTATACTTAATAATGACATTCCAAATGAATTTCTGACCTTATTCATATGGATAGAGATAATTATCAATGAGACACCAATCTACGAAAAGGTCCACGCAGGGGTGCAATCTCTTAGTACATCAGAAGCACCACAGTCTAGTCTATACTGGAACAGGGATTTCTTGAAACACAGAACCCTTAATACAGTTGGAACGTTTGACAGCAATTCTAGTTATAATGCAAATGTCCCCTAATGCGGTTATGACTCCTGTTTAAATTTGTAGTTAGACTTGATTTCAGTATCAAGGAAAGGCAGTTTTAATTACAATGAAATTGTGACCTAACAAAGGTTGGAATCTAGTTACAAAACTCAGTGCAGATGGCACATTAACTATATACTGGAAATGctttttgattttaaaagctgGGAGCGCTATAAGCTGTTGTTTCTGAAATCTCAGACTCTTCAAATTGTCATGGAACACTTGTTCAGTGTTACAAAATTAAACTGTTTTATTATGTGACCCTCCAAACAACAAAGACAGAAGTTTCTTAGCTCTAGAAAAGTAGCTACTAAGCTGAAAACCTTACCTGCCGGGGCTGGTCCACAGCTTTCTGAGGATCACTCTTCACCTTATTGCTGGGATGGTTTGTGATCTTCGTGACAGGTTGTTTGAATATGGAGGCTGTCTGTCTGACAGGGAGTGCAGTATTCAAATCAGGTTTGCCCTGAAAATTTCCaacaaaaagagggaaaaagacacaATATTTTCAGTTTGAATAAATGCTACAATGGCTAACAAAGATATATAGTGGTGAAAAGAAGCATTTACGTACTTGAAAACTTGTCTGATGTTCAAGCTATATCACTTAGACTGCTAAAAATGCATAACTACCTTCAAATTTTGGCTCAGGTCTATCAAATTTAACGAAGTTTTCCCACTCTTTCACATTCTAATTAAGATACTGATTCCTCTCATTATAGTTTATACAtactggttttattttaattttgacagAGCTTAAAGTCAGAATGCTGAATTTGCTTTAGCATTTTAATATGACAAGTCACCTTTGGGTCACTAAAGCTGAGTTTGtaagaattagaaaaaatattacaCAGAATTAAGATAAGAGTTTGCAAATCCAGAAGACATTGTAAAAGCATGTCTAAATTCATTTGTGGGTACCAATAAACACAACAATGCAGTGAGAATTTTGATTGCTTTTTTTACCTCCAGATCTTAACAACTAAAGCACATCAAATCTAAAAGCTAAAAAACTCAGTTTAAATTCAGGTTTTAGCAGGGCTGATAATAATCAAGTTTTCACTATATGATGACATTTTTGTTAGGGGGAACTTAGGAACAACGCTGTTTGTTCCGAGATCTAACCTGCAAATCTTGAAATGGCTCTAGGACATACTTTGTTCTTGAGATTGCAGACATAGTGTCTGCTTAACATATTTATTCATGATATACAGCAAAGTATTCAGGACAAATATAATTCTGAATTACCTGCGTGCTAATTCGTTTATAAGCTGATGATAAATTTGAAATGAGAGGTgggggaggagtgtgtgtgcgcgcatgtgtgtTTGCACACGTGCTAGTAGTCTCTGCAAGGCAAGgcattcttcttttaaaaacatcACCAGAACACCTAGTGCTGGAAGTAAATGCTCCAGTCACTTACATCAGAATATTGTTCTTATTCTTGACTGGTTGACATATTCTAAAGAATAAACATCATGCTATTTTCCACATTAAGCCTTCTGGGTGCACAGATAAACACCAAATAAACTTTGGGGTTCTGAAAAGCTTCCAGCATCTGTTACAAATACTCAAGAACAACATAAGCCAATTTAGCCAGACAGGCAGTGTCACAGTAGGACTACAATCATTATTAAACCGTAACGATCAAAATTACCAGGGGTCAAAACCAGATTCCTTATTCTGCTCTGCAAATAAGACCTTGCTACGCTCTCGTCTCTTCATCCTTCTGCCTGAAAAGCTTTCTCTCCCTAGATCAACGCCAAAGCTGAGAGCGCAGCATGGCCTGCCCGTAGCTCTAGAAAGTTGCTTGAGGCCGGCTGCGTTACCCCTTCGTTCTTGCTGACCAGCAccactcttccctcctcccccaaacaaAATGCTCGAGCAGAGCGGAGCTGCTGCAcaggcacaggagccaagtggaGATTTGTGGTTCTGGAGGAGACTGTGCCAGAGCAGGTGATCTTGCATTCCCAGGAGGTGAAAGAAGAGAAGGGAATCCCAGCTCTGTGTTGCACTGAAGTCTCCATGAAGGGGTGAAAATCCCCAAGGGTGGGTGCCCCCACCATCTGCCTGGCTGGCAAGTGACGAGAGAAGAGAGACAGATTCCAGCCCTATCTCCAACCCTTCTGCACAAAGATTTAGCAGTACTGCAATATTTTAGTGGTATCAGCACTGTGGAAGAACCAATGAACTGCGGTATTTGTCCTACACCCCACCATAGAGATATTGTATCATACAACTCCAGTTTAAAGCATTAATTCAAAAATACCAAATTTGCATGCTCTCACAGACATCGTTTTGAGAAGCAGTACGGCCAATACAATAACAGATGGAGAGGCGAAAGCTTCCACTGCATCTTAGGCTTACTTTGGCTTGGTTAGAACAGTCATAGCGCATCCTCTGTCTGTTCTTGTTCATTTTACTCATCAACATCTTCCCTGTGCGGAAGTCAAAAGTGCTCAGGTCCATGGAGCTCCCCAGGTACCGTGCCAGCTGGGGCTTGCTTCGGAACTTTTTACCGCTTGGGCTGAAAAAGATATAGAAAAGAAACAAGGAGGAAAATTAAAACGCTCTGGACTTCAGCAGCAGTGTTAGTTGCAAAACAGGAGAGAGGCAAGTTTCATTTCTTTCAGGAGAGAAGACAAACACTGAACTTCCAAGAGTGAAGTCCCCCCTTCTCCGCCCGCATTCAATTCTAGATGGATATTAGTGCATTCATGTCAACTCCTTTTCATGACCATTGTGGAAAAGACAAAAACACTTGAACAAATTCTGCACTTAATTTATAAGcaaagagcaaaattcagtccaGGCATAAATGAATAAAGCATAATTCACGCTAGTACTGAAACGGAAGATGTCTGCACAAAAGCTCTCATTACTCCATTGTCTCTAATAATAAATGCCCATTTTCAAGCCTAGCTTCTTCTCACAGGAGCGTTATGTTCGACTAGCACCACAAATGGCTCCTCAGactcctttttcccctccttgaaTTGTACATTCAGCCTTGATTACAAGTCTTTGGTAGCACTCTGAACACCTTATTCCAGGATAACACAGCATTAAGGAGTAAGTAGAGAGTAAGGAAGTCAGCTGCTGACGAGCTGCAAAGCAAAGAATTACAAAGTTTAATTAACAACAGAGTAAAGGTCGAAGCCTTAGAAAACTCTGCATTAAAGGCAAAACAGAAGAGATTCTTTTTAAGCATCTGATTGTACATGATAGACCACAACTTGGCAAGCAGATACAAATTGCTCCAACCTCTTCATTCTTTTTAATAATATAACACAAACTTTTGTGTTACTACAAAAAGCACTGCTAAATGAATATATAATTTCACGCATAAAGCAGACATAAGTCAATGCAGTGTGAATGCAGTGTAAAACTAAACAGACAACGAGCACAGAGTATTTTTAAAGTTCCCATTTAGCATCACAGCAATGCCTcttcttttaatttctgtattttctgcatctttaaatattctcttttctGGCAAGCCAAGGACACCCCTATGTATCAATGAGGCAGCCTGCATACTCAACCTGAGTACCAGCCTGGCGAAAGCTCACTCCATATATTTCTgttgtacagaaacacaggttAGTTTGGCAACAGGCATCTTATGACTGAAAATAACAGTTATTTTTTCACTGTATATATATGGAGACATACTTTTAAAGAAAGCTCAGTAGTGTTATAATGTTTTTTTCAGACAAATCCCTCAGAAGCAAGCTTACCTCCCCACTAGCCTACAAATGCCCTCAGTTTTTGATCTACTGAGACTCTCCTTTTGAAAATATAAGGTCACATCCCCTGTTAGAGCTCAGTAACTGAGAAGGTTCTAGCCCTGGTTGCTCCCAGCTGCTTATGCTGCCCCACACCTATCCCTCCCACACCTACTCTGCAAGCACGAAAGCATTCATGCGGATGCAGTTAACCAGAGAGGGAAAATATCCCAGCTTTAGGGTGTAGGGAGAAGAAGAGGAAACACTTTATCGCTGGTTATTCTTCAGCTGGGCCAGTTCACTGCGGAGGTGCACAAACGCTCAGGGCAAAAGATGACACTGTGGCAGGCataagcagagaggaagagactGGGTCTCGACTTCCAGTGTGAAACCACAGCTTAAGGATATAAAGGGAGTTATATGCCTCAAcccagaaagaggaaaaactacCTCCAACAGCTTTTAGGCCACAGCCACCGTTGCCGTCAGTGAAGTCAAAAAGAGAAATTTCTTCTGTATGAAAAAtatgacactgcttcctcttccagtaTCTTCAGCGCCAATTTACGATTTAGTGGCTTAGTAGAAATATCCACCATTATTCACTGAGAATAACGTGCCACACTGGTTTGTGCTGAGGCGGCAAGCACCTTGTTCTCTCACCTAAAAGTGCGAGACAGCTTCTAGAACAAAAGAGCTAGATATACTCGGAGAtcacaatattttaaatgaaagggcCATGAATGGGCCTACCATTTCTTGAGATCGAAGCCTAATTCAGTTTTACCTACCAAGAACAACTCATAGCgagacatgaaaaataaaaaggaacaaaagcagTTTTGAGCTTGCCTTTTAAGGACGGCCAAAGCTTCCAAAACACAACTACGCAGCAGATATCACAAACAGTTTCACGCGTGACAGTGGCGGTGCTCCCTACGCATTCCAACGGTTTTACAACAAATCTGAAGAACTGCTCCAAATCAGCTCAGACCTGAGAGACACCTACAAAAAAAGGCATCTGCCATGACTCAAGAGTCCTAGCTCTTCTTTGGGAAGCTTGGCCCCAAAGAGCAGCCAGCGCCGAAGCATTGAGAAGAAAAACTTCTGTTCTGACTACGTGCCCTGAAAAAGGCAGCTATACCCAGCTCTACCTGAGCAACGGCAGAGCAGGGAAATAAGCTCCAACTTAGCTTGGAGCCAGGAGTAAACTTACTCGGTAAGAGCAAACAGAAACTGAGGGCTGTGCTCTGGGGCAGCGCTGTCCTTGTGCCAGGAGCATGCTCAGTTCGGTAGAGCCTCCAGCTACAGGTAGCTGAGAGGgtcaaaaagcaaggaaaaaagccaaaaaaccccTATGAAACTTGAGCAGCAGGAAAGTTTTTTTTCATACTTACTGTAAGTCACAACAGACAAAAAGGGTGAAGCAGCATTTGTGGACTCTGAAAGGCATTAAAATGCTCGGGTGCTTTCTTCAACGTCATAGAACAGCTCAAAACGTGAAAATCCTCTCCTTCCACTGCAGAGTGAAACATTTGAAGGCTTTTTCTATGTTCATATTTTTTGGTATACTAAGGCTTGAGAGACCCAGAAGGAAAGTTCTGATACAAAACTGCAAAAAATCAAC
This is a stretch of genomic DNA from Apteryx mantelli isolate bAptMan1 chromosome 30, bAptMan1.hap1, whole genome shotgun sequence. It encodes these proteins:
- the MBD3 gene encoding methyl-CpG-binding domain protein 3 isoform X1: MPKAALPGHRGGPRRPALGPSGKKFRSKPQLARYLGSSMDLSTFDFRTGKMLMSKMNKNRQRMRYDCSNQAKGKPDLNTALPVRQTASIFKQPVTKITNHPSNKVKSDPQKAVDQPRQLFWEKKLSGLNAFDIAEELVKTMDLPKGLQGVGPGCTDETLLSAIASALHTSTMPITGQLSAAVEKNPGVWLNTSQPLCKAFMVTDEDIRKQEELVQQVRKRLEEALMADMLAHVEEIARDGEAPSEKEGGEEEGEEEEEEEEQDHDQEMENV
- the MBD3 gene encoding methyl-CpG-binding domain protein 3 isoform X2, whose protein sequence is MERKSPSGKKFRSKPQLARYLGSSMDLSTFDFRTGKMLMSKMNKNRQRMRYDCSNQAKGKPDLNTALPVRQTASIFKQPVTKITNHPSNKVKSDPQKAVDQPRQLFWEKKLSGLNAFDIAEELVKTMDLPKGLQGVGPGCTDETLLSAIASALHTSTMPITGQLSAAVEKNPGVWLNTSQPLCKAFMVTDEDIRKQEELVQQVRKRLEEALMADMLAHVEEIARDGEAPSEKEGGEEEGEEEEEEEEQDHDQEMENV